ACATACTTTGGTccaatatggaccaaagtatggtggtggattggtagctggagaggtgcctgtttccctcctgggcactgccaaggtgctattgagcaaggcaccaaacccccaactgctcaagGCGCCTTTCTATGGGCAGCctcctcactctgacatcagCACTAATATTTACTAAACAGTAACAACCCAACAAAATTCCcgttttttgtatatttatatcaTAATCCAATTACTTTTTCCTGATTTTTGATGGGTTATTTTTCCAGAACCTTAGCACTGTGTCAATGTaatcaatttaattattttggaCAGACCACTTACTGCAAGCTGCAATAAAGCTACAGTCACTCACCTGCTCCTTCCTCTCCATATGCCAGGTGTGGAGGGATGATGACCCTGCGCTTCTCCCCAATGCAGACTCCCAGCAGGGCCTGGTCCATGCCTGCAATCACGTACCCCATCCCGATGTAGGTGTTGTATGTGCTGTTCCTCTGGTAGCTGTTGGTAGTAAAAAGaatgacttaattaaaaaaaataatgaggcTTTGATTTGTGTTTAGATGCTTATATAGgttttagtggtcccctaaactgtaacttttttaaaaattaagccttggtgcagaataagAGCAAGTAgagtcagtcccacaatgaggTTTCCTTTATCTAGAGAACACTACAAATGGCTGTAATATAACTGGCAACGGAGTTACAGCTTGATGTCAGTGTGACCTGGGCTCACCTGGTGTCAAAGGTGACTCCGTTCAGGAAGGTACCATTGTAGTGGTACCGGACGTAATCCCCAACCACAGACTTGCGTGTGCACGACTCCGGCACCACCTGGTTCTCGATGGTGAGGTTATCCTTTGGGTTGTGAATGTCAGCCAACAGGATGTCAAACACCAGGGTCGCCTGGGAGGGAATCTCTGTACCTGGTGAGCAAAGGGTTGAGAGTTTCAGACTTCACACTAACCGACATCTTAGCAACATTAACATGAAAGACAAGTATTATTTACGTTAccttatttacttatttaaatcTGATCTATTTATATAACAGAGTATAAAATAATAACGGATTCAACTAAAGGTAAAATATGGCCTGGAAAGGATACCTACAGTTCagttattactttatttttaaaacgaGTGAGGACTGACCTCCACAAAGATATGAGAGGTGTAACTAAAACTACTGTGGATGCACAGTACATAACCACGCTAGACCTCGGACCATCTTAGTACTTTGCCGAGCCTCAGGGGGAAAAGCAAAGGATGCTTAGAgttacacacaccaacaaattAGAATCAGAGCTAATTATTGAAATTTagataaaaacaagaacaagatgCTAAAGTAACTAAATGTACTAAATACGGAATAAATAGACATTtcaatgtatttatatgttatGCTGTATTAGTAAGAGTTGACACCCTCTAAAAGCATTGCTCCATGATGCTCctagtggaataaaaaaacactccacaTGGCAGCTTAAATTGCTATGGCATAAAAGTATATTCTTTGTCTATGCATTTTTATGATAAGAAGTAATTCGGGGGATTTGCCTGTTGATTCCTTGCAACcttattttatttctctgacCTCTAATTCCCTGGTGTTTGGAGAAGCAGGGTTCAGTTGCCAAGCAGGAACACTAAATCCACTTCCACCTCTCTTTAGCCCCTTTAAGGTAACCATCATTTGTGCTTACCTGATCCTTTCTCTCCGTAGGCTTTGAAGGGCGGGATGACGATATTTCTGAtctctcccacacacatgcCCAGCAGGCCTTCATCCAGACCCTTAACCAGCCAACCCTCACCCACTAAGGAATTGTGGGTCTGCTTCCTGGTGTAGCTACGTACAGTAGGGCTCATACAAGCGTAaagtcaaacacacaacataccTGGATGACAGTAAACATAACAAAGAGCTGTCAATTGGAAAGGGCTTTGTTTCTAAAAATAGAGATGAGAATGAGATTTAGTTTCAAACAAGGACCTCTTTGCTGACTGATTTATTTACTGTAGTTACTATTTTTAGGGTTACAACCGCTCATCACTCTCTATATTGTTTCATTAAAAGGTCAGAACTTTGTTAGAGCATTTTGAACGCCAACAGTCGTCTGGGCCATAATTTACCTGGAGTCGAAGACAGTGCCGTCGAGCAGAGTGCCGTTGAAATGGTAGCGCACAAAGTCAGTGCGCATCACCGAGCGTTGGCAGTCTTTGGGAGTGGTGATGGTTTTGGTGACAACCAGGTCGGCTTTGTTCCACAGATCCAACAGATGGATGTCAAATACGAGGGTGGCGTCTGGAGGAACCACGTCGCCTGTAAACATGGTTAGATTTACTATGTGGCATTACACAGCAAAGACATCAGCGTTaagtacattttagaaaaagcaACACTATAATCCACATCTACCTTAAGTGAAAGCTTAGGAATTTACACCTTAAGTGGTCTTGACCACCCCAGTTGAAACATGATGTTGGGATATGGTTGTAATGGCGGTAAAGATCACTCAAACATCTGGGTATAGCCATGCCTGCTGGTACTTAATGTGCTATCCACATGGTAATAATTGAAATATGACATATTAATACAGTTTTAGCCATGCAGCAGCATGGCTCATATTATGTTGGTCTGTTGACTTTAGGGATTACCTGACTTTTCATCAGGCATCACCAGTATGTCAATTTTTTCACCTAtatgtgaaatatctcaacatctacaGGATGGATTGGCACAAATTTAAATACAGGGATTAATGGTCCCCAGACCATAGCCTGCTTAGCCTGCTGACTCGTGACACcctagcgccaccatgaggttagGTGTGGTGATCACTTCTGATGCATCACCAGGCCAACATTTTGctattaaaaaatgttctcatGATAACACGCTAAACTTAAATGGTGAACATGAAAACATTCCATTACAACACTGTGCTTAAAGTACAGCTTAGCACATCGACAGTGTTTGTATAATTACTCTCACTGCCATGGGAGGGGGTTGGGGGATGACAAGTAACTGCCACATAGACAACATGGAGCCTTCGGGGGCCCTGAGGTTCTGGGGCCACATGAAAACTTAAATATTAACTCCTGATTTCTGTAGAAAAACTGCTGTGCCTATCCAGTCATTGCAAAAACATCCTCTTAATGTTAAACGATTGTATTAAGCTGTATTAAATTTGCATTTACCTGCACCGTTGCTTCCATAGGCCAGGTGGGGCGGGACAGTGATTGTTCTGcgctcattcacacacatgcccTGCAGACCTTTATCAACGCCAGCGATGAGCCGGCCCTCCCCGAGCAGGCCCACCTTCGCGTCTCCTCTCTGGTGGCTGTGAGGGGAATTAAAACGTTAACAAAGAACGAGGAAATGTCAGAAGTCATTAAGACAGAACTTTAAGAGGATGTAaactctgggggggggggacgcagGACTACGTTTGTAGAAGATGCGTGTAGATATACGTATAGGCCTATTAATAAATTATTGCAAACTGATGACGTTACAtgtatttaatctatttttacttttctgaaCTAACACTACACTAACTGCATCGAGTTTTATGGCGTTTGCAGCACAATTATCAACTTTTAAAAGGAAcacaaattaatacatttaataaaatgaatgcatttcaAATTTCAGATAAAGTGCGTTTTATTAAAGCCTACCTCGTATCAAAGGTTTTCCCGTTGACGAATGTGGCGTTGTAGTGATAGCGAACATAATCTCCCTCTTTCGCTTCTCGTGCACAGATTTTGGGGATGAAGGCTCTGTCCACGACTACATCTCCTAACACGGGACTGGGATTACATTCCACGCGAGACCACGTAGTGAGGAGGAAAAATACAACGCAGCAGGCAAACATGTTTCCAGCATAGAAGgattcaaaacaacaaacaaaaagaaaagccacaAAATAGATAAACGTAAGGCCTAGAGTCGTGTGCGCTCTCTTCGCAGAGGGCCGAGGCTGCAGATGTGGATCAGGGCAGCGGTGTCTGAATGCTGTAAACGTGGACAATCTCCAGGCTGCAGTGAGCACTTTTTACCAGAGGGAAGGAATGTCGGAGTTGGAAGTGGGAAGCGCCTCTGTCGAGTTAACCGCAATACGCTGGAGTGCTACTTccttggaaaaaataaaataaaatcacagtaAAAAGGAATTGAACAGAACTATTCAAACCttcttttttgcagttttaatttaaatcatatttCTAATACACAATATGTgtatgtaatctttttttaacgCAGGCCTATTTTGAGGTCCATAATTAtgactggatttgttttttttgttctttatttaaaaattgtccatttttcacttttattttgaaaacaatgtcGCCGATCTTTATGTTTGTCTTGACTCTTCATCACTTGTGGCTCACAAAGAGACCCGCCTCTGTGGATCAGCCTCTCGGAGCCGTAAAGTGGCCCAAGATAGCCCCCAAAGTTTCAGCTTTTCCATTAATGCCGTGAAGATTTCTAAAATAGAAGCGCAACTAGCGACGAAGAGTATTAAAAAGTCGTCTAGTCTGCGAGTGAATTTGCATCTTGTCAGGCATCCGTGTCAAAATGAATAACCCAAACTATTTGTGGGCAGAACAAGaactgctaaaaaaacaaattaagccTCTAATCcgttacattattattattaataataaaaacccgATAGAAATCATTCATAACGAGGGGACTTTATCTCATCTGATGTTTTAATAATTCAATTTGTTGAAAGGGAACTTGCATTAGTGAGCAATCACCAGAACAAATGGGACAATGCGCACAAGTGGTCACTTTTACGCTCGCTTCTTGTGCCAAATATAGAAACAGAGCAGTGTGTGTCAGCTGTAGAAACCTGAGGCAGTAGCCTCGGAAAGGCCTAATCCCGGAATTCCCAAAGACCCCTAAGCACTTCAGCAGAccaccacacagacacaggaaacCAACAGGAGCGGACCGAAGAAGCAGACTATGTGGCATATCATCTTATCATGATTGCATTTTGCGCTAAAAGAGACGCGTTGTTAACTTTGCTTTGTTTGACCTTGGTCTTTATGACAGACGCGCAATATGAAAACTACAATTTCAGAAATTTCCCCAAAGAGGAGCTCATGCCCCTCGCCACTGCGTATGGATTGGCTTTAGACAATTACGCAGCAGAGAAGTGGACGGAGTCGATCACGTATTTGGAATTGAGTTTGCGTTTGCACCGGCTTCTTAAAGAGAGTGGAAGATACTGCATGCTGCACTGCTATAGCAGCAAACCCGAAGAACCGTCCTTTACAGAAAGCCGGGACCTCCACTTCTACTGGCACGTTATGATGACAGCGTCCTGTCAGAAGAAATGCAGAGCTCATTTCCCCGCGCTGCAGCTCCCTCCTCCCGGCAGAAAGATCTTGGAGGATTTCAGCAGAAGATCTCCCTACAGACACCTGCACTTTGCATATACCAGGGTGAGACACACATGCCACATCTTACCTGAAAGACGTTCAACCTTAAAGGACGTTCTAAAACAAAATTGATTGAAATTACGTACATCATCTTTACAAGGATAAATTAACGCAATACATGATATTTACTGGCTCAGGTCTGTTATGATCACTTAGTCTTTTTCCAGTCCATCTATACTTAAATCTAGCAAAGGAAAAGTGCCCCGAAATAACCATTACTACAGGTTTATAAGAATTAACCAACTTGATAGTCTtggcttttacattttacagtgaaCTTCTAGTATCATAGCCAGTTTAAGATAAACTAAATCTTTTTCCTTCAGTTGAATGACCTGCAGAGAGCTGTCCCATGTGCCTACACCTACCTCCAGAAGAACCCAGAAGACCAGGAGATGCACCAGCTGATGGAGAAGTACAAGAGCCAGTACGACCTGAGTGGCTACCTCACTGACCATGAGGAACAGCCATATGAGGTGCAGACAACCTAGCCTCGGTCCTTTGTTAAAAGAACATGTTCTGTTGAGAATACACAGCATAATATAGTTACGCAGTTTAACACTGACTTAACAGCATTAAATATCTTCCCATCTCAGCTTCTGAAGTGAAAAACTGGATCAATAATGTCCTTTCTAGGCCTCCTTTCTGAGAGGAGTGAAACTCATCAATTCAGGTGAATACAGCAGCGGTGTTGAACACATGGAGGAAGCTCTGAGGCTCTACCTCCTGGAGTATGATCTCTGTCAGGCAGACTGTGAAGGGATCTGTCAACTTCCACCACACAGTGACTTCTATGCAGTCATAGCAGGTTAGTATGCTGTATTTAAAAATTGTATCAAAATGAATAGAAAGCACTTCTGAAAGATATGCAGAAAAAAGCAATTGGATCTAAGACAAAAACTTTAAGAATTGGaaggaaaatattttattttccttgcCCACACTTCCTTTGTCTGACAGCAttagttacttttttaacaCATAAAGACATAACAAgcacataaaatacaacatattgtTATAGATTAAACCAGTGGTTTGCTACCTGATTGGCTTTAGAGTTCTTCCAAGAGTGAAGCATCTAGTTGGGTTCCCACCGTCATGTTTCAGATGTCagttgttttccttctttcctcgCTCATAAATTGTCTTACAATACTTC
This sequence is a window from Etheostoma cragini isolate CJK2018 chromosome 21, CSU_Ecrag_1.0, whole genome shotgun sequence. Protein-coding genes within it:
- the fkbp10b gene encoding peptidyl-prolyl cis-trans isomerase FKBP10, with protein sequence MFACCVVFFLLTTWSRVECNPSPVLGDVVVDRAFIPKICAREAKEGDYVRYHYNATFVNGKTFDTSHQRGDAKVGLLGEGRLIAGVDKGLQGMCVNERRTITVPPHLAYGSNGAGDVVPPDATLVFDIHLLDLWNKADLVVTKTITTPKDCQRSVMRTDFVRYHFNGTLLDGTVFDSSYTRKQTHNSLVGEGWLVKGLDEGLLGMCVGEIRNIVIPPFKAYGEKGSGTEIPSQATLVFDILLADIHNPKDNLTIENQVVPESCTRKSVVGDYVRYHYNGTFLNGVTFDTSYQRNSTYNTYIGMGYVIAGMDQALLGVCIGEKRRVIIPPHLAYGEEGAGDVIPPSATLVFDILVIDFHNPNDTVNIQIIHKPEACNETTAVNDLVRYHYNCTLVDGTPLFSSHDYESLQDAVLGSDKVIDGLDEGLRGMCVGEKRVVTVPPHLGHGEKGATGVPGSAVLVFDIELVSFEKGVPPGYLFVWLEDSPADLFEALDFNKNKEVPQEEFGEFIKLQVAEGKGRIKPGQIMEHVITDMFHNQDRNKDGVITADELKLKVDEDKEREAGRHEEL
- the LOC117936734 gene encoding endoplasmic reticulum protein SC65-like — its product is MIAFCAKRDALLTLLCLTLVFMTDAQYENYNFRNFPKEELMPLATAYGLALDNYAAEKWTESITYLELSLRLHRLLKESGRYCMLHCYSSKPEEPSFTESRDLHFYWHVMMTASCQKKCRAHFPALQLPPPGRKILEDFSRRSPYRHLHFAYTRLNDLQRAVPCAYTYLQKNPEDQEMHQLMEKYKSQYDLSGYLTDHEEQPYEASFLRGVKLINSGEYSSGVEHMEEALRLYLLEYDLCQADCEGICQLPPHSDFYAVIAEVSVDILQCKLKCEENLLPNIGGYFVEKFVATIYHYLQYAYYKLNNGHSALPCVYSYFLFEPEDQVMKQNLLYYKAYSEQWGLQHTHFTPRMEALKHYNHTVTQKQMLTSAKKYLELDDEDFFGEEEAALFASESPDVEFEEMGDYEESFYADWRQPKDKGDAGESDI